The window AACACgcgcatttttaaaaaactaaatctcatacaaacaaaaataaatagactGTGCAAGCAAATTTATCTATGATTTAACCAATTTTCGTTATTTAAGTGCAGTAATGTAGTGATATAGCATAGAGGTGCTCGTATTTCTGTGcatattatgattttaaaatttatatgcacaCACATTAAAGGATAAAGCAATAGAGAGATGATACAATATGAAGGATACAGGATAAAGCAATAGatagatatgtaaaatttaataaagacttGCCGATATGATTAAAAGTATTTGCTCAATATaaactgttttaaatttattactgccTATTATCTTATCGCTTGTGTGTGTACGTAAATCTCGAATTTGTTTCAATCAATAAAAGGTAATGTTTaagaaattctaaaattgCAGCAAAtgtttgcaaatataatatattgtcaaCAGTTTGCTTATATAAAAACGCAGAAAGTAGATTTCCTAAACTTTCAAAGATAtatgtaaagtttttaatgaCAGGGACTTCTTTTTCTGTCTGTATTGcttgtaattatattgtaatttgacCCATACACCCTGACACATGTTCTGGAGACGAACGTCATTTTCTCTGAGCGCaaacttgtaaatttttcgTATCATATACTTTGGTGTAGCAAAGTGGCCACGTTGAATGAGACTTAAGGCAGCGTACAATCTACAACGGGCAACGAGGAGAGGATTATTGAGGCGCATTGCCAACTCAAACTGCTTCACTGAGATTTTGCCTGCCATTGTAGCCTGCGCACAAAATACACCAGATTAAACaaacgtatattttataagtcaaTGGAAGAATGCCAGATATAAAACTTACACAGTGTTCAAATTCTTCTCCCAAAGCAGAAAACGCTCCTCCAAGCGTGGACAACCAAGACATAGCGTGATCAGCTTCTTGCCTCTCTACAAccatttgcattaatttttcgcTCCTAAGAAAGGATAAATGTGAAAGACTAACAGTtagaattgtattatataagattattgCAAAAACTTGCCATTTGTGATCCAAGAATTGCCTTCTTGGTGCTCGCAATCTTACAAGTATTAACTGCGAATGTTCTACAATGGATGGTCTGTTATGTGCTAACTGAAAATGTTCCAATACCCTCATGGCACTTTTACGATAGACATATGATTCTGACAGCATCGCAATGTATGCTGAGACGAGGTAAGAACAAAGTCCCTTTTTACAGAGACGAATCggttttacaaatttacatatacaaatcTCATTGTCATCTTCTAGAAATTGCGCAGATGGTTCACTGTGTTCCGCATTTCTAAATACACTGTGTAATTTGACAATGACATCATCAAAAATTATACGGTCtctatatacaataaatcGCACACGACTAttcatcttttatttatctcaaTTAACGAAATCCCAAATTTGAAGATTACACTAGGTACACTTCTCTGATGTCTATTAATCGAGTTCATTGATAAACATGTGCATTGACAGATGTGTATCTGTAgttcttcttctctttttgaTTCCCCAATTGAATATCCAGCTCATGCATCTGTAGTTTTGCGATTAATTAGATATTTCGAATCCAAAAAGATCATCTAAAATCGAGTTTTGCGAGCAAATTCGAACTCGAACGTGTAAATTCCATTGGCAATTACAGTTCGTCATGTCAATGCATAGCGATATATGCGTCCATGGACAAACGAACGTAACGTAACACCAAATTTCCCTAGTCAGAAAAAAACACCTGAGAGGAACAGCCATTAGCCTTCCTAGAATTTGAAATTGATACTGCATATAGCACATATGCGATGTAAtatatgtgataaatatttataaacatttattattatttagttttttaaaagtggattatataaatacatatattttatatatatttttgatattatcaaaaatctttgtaattttcagtttaagattacaaaaatatttttgaaatgttttgataaaatttaattcatattataaattattacaaatattttataaatttcttataaattttgtatactaGCGGCATAACTAAAAATACTCCCGACGAAATTGCAGTATACTGAATAAAagattcatttatatttttataatataaatatacatgttttatatctattatatttgatGTTAGCTAGGTGGTAACTACAGATTTATTCCACGTATAGTAACAATCACGCAATCCTCGAAATTACAGAAATGCAAGGATACTATTATGCATAAAGGACATTGCAATGATACTTATATAATCACGAGGTCAAACGTGAAGCCGAATCATATAGCCGATcgtagcaaataaaaaattatatataaaggatgacaaaattaaattcaacatTCTATTTACGAGATTCAACAAAGCTTCGAAATGAAGATGATCTATGTGTTTGTCCTTTTAATTGTGACTGCGGACGTTTTCGCACTTTCCACCGAAggtataatatagaataaaatctaaaattgttGACatgtaaagaatataaaatcgtattatatacacaatttattctcaattacaaaaatcttgtgcttgtaacaattattaatgtttttcatttgtattttaaataaagatgagCTCCAGGAGTCGCTGCTGACAAATAAAAACGAATCCTTACAATTGACGCCTGTCGAAGAACATCATCGTGAGCGTAGAGTCGTCTGTGATCTTCTTAGTGGTTTCGGTGTTAATCACAGTGTTTGCGCTGCTTACTGTATTTACAGAGGGTTTAAAGGAGGATATTGTACCGAAACTGGTACTTGTGAATGTCGCATGTAAGAATTCTAATTCGAATAATTacgtttatctttttctcctaTATTTTTGATTGTTCTAGTTtagtaaaatagttataatcaCTTCTgttattctttctttatattaatttacgcTCTCCTACTCTTTAATTTATGTTCCGACTTTTTTACTTTCGTCGgggaatttataattataataattaaaacaaaaatggaaatcataataatacacttaatatcaaataatttttattaactttaatttaataatccttacattttcttttattatttttagggAGTAAAAATATGGCCAATTTCGATAATATATCGTACGTTTTTTTGATATAAGAAGACTACTGGATTAGAATTTTGATTCAATTATTGACATAATATTAAGCAGAACTAAAGGATATGATaggatatatttattatgtagggtatatttatcataaaattaagtaatttgtggcatataaaataacataatattaataataaattaatatgttattcAGCAGATATAATTATGGATAATATTCCGAATGAgatcttaataattaagaataattagacataaaaaaaaacaaataaaagtttaataaggaatataattattattagtgtTAGGTTAAGTTGGTCACACTGTCTTATAGTTCTCCTAACATAACCTCTATAGCGAAAGTGTGATAATTCGGCTGATCTGGCACTGAAAGTATTCGTGTGtaataagtttaatttgtataaacaaattaataattatctaaggACAGTAATTTAAAGAAGGAGATAGAGAAGTACATCTTCTCCAGGTCCAGGTTACGTTATACGAGATAAGGTTATGTGATTATGCAcgagtaatttataaatcaacaCGCGAGATGTTGAAAACGCTTAGATTTGGTCACAGATTCTGCCGGGTCCGTTGCGGATCTGAGAATCTCGGGACACGAGTGCAAAGGCGATTATTCCTGTCGGAAGCGTATCGTTGCGAGGAGGCATGGAGCCGCAGACTGGAGTCGCCGCTGTTGCAAAAAATCGACCCGATGACGATGTATATTCAGCTGGATCAGAAGTACGGGAACGTCGGCAAGGTGAGCGCCGTCGATGTTGACATCTTTATTAATAGCATCACTGACGATACGTACATGAACGAGATGCTAAAGATCCTGCACAATCTCAGGCAGTCTGTGGAAACAACAAATATCCTTGACTCCACGCACCATGCCGTGATACGGTACTTATTGCAGTACAATTACATCCAAGAGCTGCACGAGGTGTTGAACGATAGACTCAATTACGGCATCTTTCCTGATTACTTCGACTACAACATGCTTATGGACCACTTCATTAAGAAGGAGGATTATGCCTCTGCTGCCAAGGTGGCAAGTTTAGTCATGTTGCAGGAAGACACAAGTCATCCTATCACCAATGCACTGTGCCTGTACTCATGCCACAGGTATCTGGAAAATCCTGATGATTGGAAGAAACCTGAGCCTCTGGTAGAAGACACCTCAAAAGAAGAGGTGAAGATACGTGTAAGATATCTGAGAAATCCATATTTTGATGACCATTTTGACCTCACTGATCCAAAGGATCTTGTTGGCAAGACCCTGAGCTTTCAGGGGAGGCATAGGATAGACGCTATAGGTAGAACTTGTCAGTTGAGAGGCTTAATATTGTACAAGAAGTATGACgatgtattaaatttgataaagaaATGGTTAGAAATGATGCAAGACAAGATAgtttatgaagaaatatttgaattaatctTAAAAGATAACAGTGAACTTCAGGATCAAGATGCTGAAAAGTTCAAACTTGTAGAGGCCCAATTATCTGTGTTGAAGGAGAAACAAAATCTTAAGGAGAGTTTTATCGAAGCACTAGAGAATCTTGTGAAAGTGGCTGTAAACAAGGAGGCTGAAAATGATATATCCAAACAATGTCAggtaataaatagtaataaagaatttaaaaaaatctgattaattagtacacacacataatacttgtaataaattataaaatcacaaaatatatttcgaatTTTTAGGCTTATCTTGATTGGGAGCATGAAAGAATTTCTATATTAGAAACACAAAAGAAGGCAATagatagagaaagaagaaTTAGTAATATAGAGAAGATAAAGAAGGATTTGGAAGAGCGAGAACAACTTTTAACATTCTTTGACAGGGAAGAAGAAATTGAATTGCAAATAGAGAAGATACAGGAAGAGGAACGCAAAGAAGACGAACGTATCCGCGCCATGCCCAAGAGTGCAAAGAAATTAAGACAGTTGGTTGCT of the Monomorium pharaonis isolate MP-MQ-018 chromosome 11, ASM1337386v2, whole genome shotgun sequence genome contains:
- the LOC105829476 gene encoding uncharacterized protein F58A4.6 — translated: MNSRVRFIVYRDRIIFDDVIVKLHSVFRNAEHSEPSAQFLEDDNEICICKFVKPIRLCKKGLCSYLVSAYIAMLSESYVYRKSAMRVLEHFQLAHNRPSIVEHSQLILVRLRAPRRQFLDHKWSEKLMQMVVERQEADHAMSWLSTLGGAFSALGEEFEHCATMAGKISVKQFELAMRLNNPLLVARCRLYAALSLIQRGHFATPKYMIRKIYKFALRENDVRLQNMCQGVWVKLQYNYKQYRQKKKSLSLKTLHISLKV
- the LOC105829470 gene encoding uncharacterized protein LOC105829470 is translated as MLKTLRFGHRFCRVRCGSENLGTRVQRRLFLSEAYRCEEAWSRRLESPLLQKIDPMTMYIQLDQKYGNVGKVSAVDVDIFINSITDDTYMNEMLKILHNLRQSVETTNILDSTHHAVIRYLLQYNYIQELHEVLNDRLNYGIFPDYFDYNMLMDHFIKKEDYASAAKVASLVMLQEDTSHPITNALCLYSCHRYLENPDDWKKPEPLVEDTSKEEVKIRVRYLRNPYFDDHFDLTDPKDLVGKTLSFQGRHRIDAIGRTCQLRGLILYKKYDDVLNLIKKWLEMMQDKIVYEEIFELILKDNSELQDQDAEKFKLVEAQLSVLKEKQNLKESFIEALENLVKVAVNKEAENDISKQCQAYLDWEHERISILETQKKAIDRERRISNIEKIKKDLEEREQLLTFFDREEEIELQIEKIQEEERKEDERIRAMPKSAKKLRQLVATETYVPPDVKR
- the LOC105829474 gene encoding defensin produces the protein MKMIYVFVLLIVTADVFALSTEDELQESLLTNKNESLQLTPVEEHHRERRVVCDLLSGFGVNHSVCAAYCIYRGFKGGYCTETGTCECRME